A single Botrytis cinerea B05.10 chromosome 1, complete sequence DNA region contains:
- the BccarA gene encoding BccarA, protein MFSRFVKPAAFKPTGYGIQRVAQQTRFLATVEGSAGRAMPYTRPRATPISHDRATFTIRDGPVFHGKSFGAKSNISGEAVFTTSLVGYPESMTDPSYRGQILVFTQPLIGNYGVPSSARDEHGLLKYFESPNIQCVGVVVADYAEKYSHWTAVESLSDWCAREGVPAISGVDTRAIVTYLREEGSSLARITIGEEYDADQDEAFVDPEQINLVKKVSTKAPFHVSSAHGDMHVAVIDCGVKENILRSLVSRGASVTVFPYDFPIHKVAHHFDGVFISNGPGDPTHCQETVYHLTRLMESSQLPVFGICLGHQLLALAAGARTIKLKYGNRAHNIPALDLTTGQCHITSQNHGYAVDMTTLPSDFKEYFVNLNDGSNEGMIHKTRPIFSTQFHPEAKGGPMDSSYLFDMYIENVQRYKKNQAVYPAGKDNRPNPLLVDILSKERVGVAPAQVAAAA, encoded by the exons ATGTTCTCCCGATTCGTAAAGCCTGCAGCTTTTAAGCCAACCGGCTATGGCATCCAAAGAGTTGCTCAGCAGACTCGATTCCTAGCTACTGTTGAAGGAAGTGCTGGCCGTGCCATGCCATACACCCGGCCTCGTGCTACTCCAATCTCCCATGACCGAGCTACATTCACAATCAGG GATGGCCCAGTCTTCCACGGCAAATCTTTTGGCGCCAAGTCCAACATCTCTGGTGAAGCCGTGTTCACAACATCCCTCGTCGGTTACCCCGAATCCATGACCGATCCTTCTTACCGTGGACAAATTCTTGTCTTCACTCAACCTTTGATCGGAAACTATGGTGTTCCATCATCTGCCAGAGATGAGCATGGGCTTCTGAAGTATTTCGAGTCACCAAACATTCAATGTGTTGGTGTGGTTGTTGCAGATTATGCTGAGAAGTACAGTCATTGGACCGCTGTGGAGAGTTTGAGTGATTGGTGTGCCCGTGAGGGTGTTCCAGCTATTTCTGGTGTTGATACCAGAGCCATCGTTACCTATTTGAGAGAGGAAGGTTCTTCTTTGGCTCGAATCACCATCGGAGAAGAATATGATGCCGATCAAGATGAGGCTTTCGTTGATCCTGAGCAAATCAACTTGGTCAAAAAAGTCAGCACCAAAGCTCCATTCCACGTTAGCTCTGCCCATGGAGATATGCACGTCGCAGTTATCGATTGCGGTGTCAAAGAGAACATTCTCAGAAGTTTGGTTAGCCGTGGCGCAAGCGTTACTGTCTTCCCTTATGATTTCCCAATTCATAAGGTCGCCCACCATTTCGATGGTGTCTTTATCTCCAACGGACCTGGTGACCCAACTCATTGTCAAGAGACTGTCTACCATTTGACTAGATTGATGGAGTCATCCCAACTACCAGTCTTTGGTATCTGCCTGGGACATCAATTGCTTGCTCTTGCAGCTGGTGCCCGCACCATCAAGCTCAAGTACGGAAACCGTGCCCACAACATCCCAGCTCTTGATTTGACCACCGGTCAATGCCACATTACCAGTCAAAACCACGGTTATGCCGTTGATATGACTACTCTCCCATCCGATTTCAAGGAATACTTCGTCAACTTGAACGATGGATCCAACGAAG GAATGATTCACAAGACCCGTCCAATTTTCTCCACCCAATTCCATCCTGAGGCTAAGGGAGGACCAATGGATTCCTCATACCTCTTCGACATGTACATTGAGAATGTTCAACGTTACAAGAAGAACCAAGCTGTTTACCCAGCCGGCAAAGACAACAGACCAAATCCTCTCCTTGTAGACATCTTGTCGAAGGAGCGTGTTGGTGTCGCTCCAGCTCAGGTTGCTGCCGCCGCTTAA